Proteins co-encoded in one Flavivirga eckloniae genomic window:
- a CDS encoding SUMF1/EgtB/PvdO family nonheme iron enzyme — MKNNLLITITFLFGILTVKATDVKLIIPKNQETHIPYDQFRLEWSTLDNTNGAITYDLYLGTTPTPVLYKSDLDPSINGPINDHVFIAESVVNINGQPHPTAILFANTALIKNTTYYWKIIAKNEHGDFFPSQTFSFTTIRENTLPTVPTLLSPVNGAQDLITKPTISWSESIDADGDDVSYAISLKEGNGNFKPITIVTDTSYTFSMPLNDDATYYWKIYAIDGYTGERVSSNTASFRIENYQNDTPELGNLLTPANGIKNLGFKIDFKWNAAIDKDNDAVTYDVYADTNNNPQTLIASNISNTNVTHIFNNYGAIYWKVVAKDSYGNTDTSAIYQFSCWENAPNISIDMIEVESGSFMMGQSDHTQIALGQNIDGSILYSDVTDENPAHLISLRDYQISKYEITNTQYVSFLNSIIDDVVVEFSENNTHRRLSFKYKRASLKGIPLCQVFDQTRDLNERKNIPYEPNFDAPIIWNGTSFELDPNYANHPVRWMYYTGVKYFAEWGGNYRLPSEAEWEFAALGGNHSNGYTYSGSNNLDDVAVRGAISTAPVGSLSANELEIYDMSGNVAEICEDIYNVNYYKNSPSNNPICTIPSYFGRVTRGEYYKLVYEAHFRIKKRFRLAYEQYMETSGIRLAKSKDYKVSGRVLDSHGDPLAGVIISGLPTQVITNANGEYNTTITGGWSGNITAYKMGYTSTNQAINLVNLYENSENNDITLALKPTEYNLSIYVTDGIKALSNSTVTIEGIDYITDANGKININNISTGHYNYTASTQGFEGASGTIVVNNNDVSKTITLFKTTLGIDIVDSDASDGVKIYPNPFNKALYVEYNGTATVSVYNVLGKLIKTEKIVHKLNLTINQKGMFYLIIRDKDNRVITKKAISK; from the coding sequence ATGAAAAACAACCTACTTATAACCATTACTTTTTTATTTGGAATATTAACAGTTAAAGCAACAGATGTTAAATTAATAATCCCGAAAAATCAAGAAACCCATATACCTTATGACCAATTTAGGCTAGAATGGAGTACCTTGGATAATACTAACGGAGCAATTACTTACGATTTATATTTAGGAACCACGCCTACTCCAGTTCTATATAAAAGCGATTTAGACCCATCAATTAATGGTCCTATAAATGACCATGTATTTATTGCAGAAAGTGTTGTTAATATTAACGGGCAACCCCATCCCACAGCTATTCTTTTTGCTAATACAGCATTAATTAAAAACACAACATATTATTGGAAAATAATTGCCAAAAACGAACATGGTGATTTTTTTCCCAGTCAAACTTTTTCATTTACCACTATAAGAGAAAACACTTTACCAACTGTCCCTACCTTATTATCACCTGTCAATGGGGCTCAAGATTTAATAACTAAGCCAACAATTTCGTGGTCAGAAAGTATAGATGCAGATGGCGATGATGTATCTTATGCTATTAGCCTAAAAGAAGGAAATGGTAATTTTAAACCTATTACAATAGTTACTGATACATCATATACTTTTTCAATGCCATTAAATGATGATGCCACATATTATTGGAAAATATATGCCATAGATGGGTATACAGGAGAAAGGGTTAGCTCCAATACAGCTTCGTTTAGAATAGAAAATTACCAAAACGATACTCCAGAATTAGGTAATCTGTTAACTCCTGCTAACGGAATTAAGAATCTAGGATTCAAAATTGATTTTAAATGGAATGCAGCTATAGATAAAGATAACGATGCCGTTACCTATGATGTATATGCAGATACCAACAACAATCCACAAACGCTTATCGCATCCAATATTTCTAATACAAATGTTACACATATCTTTAATAATTACGGGGCAATTTATTGGAAAGTAGTTGCTAAAGACAGTTATGGCAATACGGACACTTCTGCTATTTACCAATTCTCTTGTTGGGAAAACGCTCCTAATATTTCTATTGACATGATTGAAGTAGAATCGGGTAGTTTCATGATGGGGCAATCTGATCACACTCAAATAGCTTTAGGTCAAAATATTGATGGATCTATTCTTTATAGTGATGTTACTGATGAAAACCCTGCTCACTTAATTTCGCTTCGAGACTATCAAATTAGCAAATACGAGATTACTAATACGCAATACGTCAGTTTTTTAAATTCGATAATAGATGATGTAGTTGTTGAATTTTCAGAAAATAATACCCACCGTAGACTTAGTTTTAAATATAAGCGAGCATCGCTTAAAGGAATACCACTTTGTCAGGTATTCGATCAGACTAGGGATTTGAACGAGAGAAAAAACATCCCATACGAACCCAATTTCGATGCCCCAATCATTTGGAACGGAACGTCTTTTGAACTTGATCCAAATTATGCCAATCATCCAGTACGCTGGATGTACTATACAGGAGTAAAGTATTTTGCTGAATGGGGTGGCAATTATCGTTTACCATCAGAAGCTGAATGGGAATTTGCTGCTTTAGGTGGCAACCATAGCAATGGTTATACTTATAGCGGAAGCAATAATTTAGACGATGTAGCTGTAAGAGGAGCTATTTCTACAGCACCTGTTGGCTCGCTTTCTGCTAATGAACTTGAAATCTATGATATGTCGGGCAATGTTGCAGAAATATGTGAAGATATATACAATGTGAATTACTACAAAAATAGTCCCAGCAATAATCCAATCTGTACTATCCCAAGTTATTTTGGGCGTGTTACGCGCGGTGAATATTATAAACTTGTATACGAAGCTCATTTTAGAATAAAAAAGAGATTCCGATTGGCATACGAACAATACATGGAAACTTCGGGTATTCGTCTAGCGAAGTCGAAAGATTATAAGGTAAGTGGTCGTGTATTAGACAGTCACGGAGATCCACTGGCTGGAGTTATCATTTCAGGATTACCAACTCAAGTAATTACAAATGCCAATGGAGAATACAATACAACCATAACTGGTGGCTGGTCTGGTAACATTACTGCTTATAAAATGGGTTACACTAGTACTAATCAAGCTATTAATTTGGTAAACCTATACGAAAATTCAGAAAATAACGATATTACTTTAGCCTTAAAACCAACGGAATATAACCTAAGTATCTATGTCACAGATGGCATCAAAGCATTGAGTAATTCAACAGTTACCATTGAGGGCATAGACTATATTACAGATGCCAACGGCAAGATCAATATTAATAATATCTCCACTGGACATTATAATTACACAGCTTCAACACAAGGCTTTGAAGGTGCTTCGGGAACTATTGTCGTAAACAACAATGATGTTTCTAAAACCATTACGTTGTTTAAAACTACTTTAGGCATAGATATAGTAGATTCCGATGCATCCGATGGAGTTAAAATATATCCAAATCCATTCAATAAAGCACTCTATGTTGAATATAATGGTACAGCTACCGTATCTGTTTATAATGTACTAGGCAAGTTGATCAAAACAGAAAAAATAGTACATAAATTAAATTTAACTATAAATCAAAAAGGAATGTTTTATTTGATAATTAGAGATAAGGACAATCGAGTAATTACTAAAAAGGCTATTTCAAAATAA
- a CDS encoding DUF6934 family protein: MNNIPAYKTELLDSKTRKIQYLFESKGHKSIIKAIEYTPVSKKNGKVVYNLGFGDYDEDNGNIFDYSNSNNGDMRKVFSTVLNTIPRFFKENKDAAIWVQGSDSKDDFKKLCETNCKKNCNDVCKNFNRRIKTYRYYLDRNLVKLSKEYTFFGLTSENTSSLTEYAPENEYIGILVFKKK, encoded by the coding sequence TTGAACAATATACCTGCTTATAAAACAGAACTCCTAGATTCTAAAACGAGAAAAATTCAGTACTTATTTGAAAGTAAAGGGCACAAATCGATAATTAAAGCCATCGAATATACTCCCGTTTCTAAAAAAAATGGTAAAGTAGTCTATAATTTAGGCTTTGGAGACTACGATGAGGACAATGGCAATATTTTTGATTATTCAAATAGTAATAATGGCGATATGAGAAAAGTGTTTAGCACTGTTCTAAATACAATTCCCAGATTCTTTAAAGAAAACAAAGATGCCGCTATTTGGGTACAAGGTAGCGATAGTAAAGACGATTTTAAAAAACTTTGTGAAACTAATTGTAAAAAGAACTGCAATGACGTCTGTAAAAATTTTAACAGAAGAATTAAAACCTACAGATACTATTTAGACAGAAATTTAGTTAAATTAAGTAAAGAGTATACATTTTTTGGATTAACTAGCGAAAACACAAGTTCTTTAACAGAATACGCCCCTGAAAATGAATATATTGGCATTTTGGTTTTTAAGAAAAAATAA